From a single Bufo bufo chromosome 9, aBufBuf1.1, whole genome shotgun sequence genomic region:
- the PVALB gene encoding parvalbumin alpha → MSMTEILKAEDISKAVGACSAADSFKHKQFFEMVGLKGKSKEILIKAFKVIDQDNSGYIEQEELCLILKDFDPKARVLTAKETKELLDAGDKDKDGKIGIDEFVNLVAES, encoded by the exons ATGTCTATGACTGAAATACTCAAAGCTGAAGACATCTCAAAGGCTGTGGGGGCCTGTTCAG CTGCTGATTCATTTAAGCACAAGCAATTCTTTGAGATGGTTGGCCTAAAGGGCAAGAGTAAAGAAATCCTGATAAAAGCATTCAAAGTGATTGATCAAGATAACAGTGGATACATAGAGCAGGAAGAACTTTG TCTTatattgaaagactttgaccctaaAGCCAGAGTTCTCACGGCCAAAGAAACTAAGGAACTTCTTGATGCCGGTGACAAAGATAAAGATGGTAAAATCGGCATAGATG AGTTCGTAAACTTGGTGGCGGAATCCTAA